The Marispirochaeta aestuarii genome contains the following window.
GTTCGCGGTCGTTCACGGAAATACCGTATTTGGCATGGCTGATTTTAGTAAAGAGTTTCAGGTAATCCGTGGCTATCTGATGACCGAAGCCCCTGCTCCCGCAGTGAAACATCACCACTATCTGGTTCGGACGTTCGATTCCAAAAACAGCGGCTGTATCCATGTCCCGTACGTTTCCGGGTTCGGCCACCTGGATTTCAAGATAGTGGTTACCCGAGCCCAGGGTACCGACCTGGGTACGTCCCCTCTCCAGGGCTTCCCGGCTGACCGCGGAGATATCCGCATCGTCCATGCAGCCCTCATCCTCCGTCCGCGCCAAATCTTCCTGTCCGGCATATCCCTTTTTGAGGCACCACCGGGCACCCTCGTGACACAGGTCACTGAACTCGCTGAGGGACAGATTCAGGGCGCCTTCACCGCCGACACCGGCGGGAATCCTGCTGTACAATGTATCCACGAGCTCACGAAGATTGGGCCGCAGCTCCTCCCAGGTCAGGGAGCTTGTCACCAGGCGCATCCCGCAGTTTATGTCAAAACCGATTCCCCCTGGAGAGATCACCCCCTCTTCTGCGTCAAAGGCCGCGACACCGCCTATGGGAAAACCATAGCCTTTGTGTCCGTCGGGCATACACCAGGCCCGGTCAAGGATACCGGGAAGAGAAGCCACATTACTGATCTGATCGAAGACCGCATCGTCCATTCCTCCGATGAGTTTTTCAGTACCGGCGATGTGGACGGGAACCTTCATTCCCTTTTTAAAGGATACAGGCAGCTCCCAGAGGGCCGCTTCCAGCTGCCGCAGCCCGTTCCGCTTCATACAGGAATTCTACTCCTCCGGACAGCTGTAAATCAAGCGGAATACATGTTTACCCCGGCGTTTTGGAAGGGGAAATCTCAACCAGAATCGTATGCTGGGAATTTCCTTTGGCCAGGGGCGTCGGCTTGAATCCGGTCAGGGTATTAATACTGGATCCCCTGTCGACGCCGTTTTGATCCGGCAGATACCAGCCCCCCTGAGGCATGGCGGCGACCCCCTGCATGATGTCTTCGGTTACCCGGGCGGGGATCTCGACGGTACCCCGGTCGTTCCACACCCTGACAAGCCCGCCGTCCCTGATACCCCGTTCTTCAGCATCCCTGGGATTAATCCAGACCGCCAGGGCCTCTGTTTTATGTGCCCTGTCGAGATTGGCGAAGGTGGAGTGTGTACTCCGCCTGCTGTGCCAGCCGATAAGCTGCAGGGGATACTTTTCGGTCAGTTCATCCTCCGGGCCTTCCCAGGAAGGAATGTATTTCGGAACTGCGGGAATATCATCGGGCCTGTTCATACGGTACAGGCGTTCCGAGAATATCTCGATCTTCCCCGAGGGGGTAGGAAAAGGATTATTCTCCGGGTCCCGGATCTGCTCCTCGAAGGCGATATGGGGCTTCTCATAGACCGGGTAATAGATTCCCTCCTTCCTGAACCTTTCGTAGGAGGGAAAATCGGGTACAGCCCTGCGGGTCTCATCCACGATAAAACGGGCCCAGTCTTCGTAGCCTCGTCCCCGGCTGAACTCCTCCCCCACACCGAGGCGCTCGGCGAGTGCGGCAATCCAGTCGTAGCCTGTACGCCGTTCAAACTGCGGTTCCACCGCCTGATTCTGGAAGATAGCGTACTCCCCAAGGGTGTCCGAGGCGGCGATATCGATGCGCTCCAGAAAATTGGTGCTGGGGAGCAGCACATCCGCGTACATGGCGCTGGAGGTGAGAAACTCTTCGCTTACCAGGATAAACTCGCACAGGGACTCGTCCTTCAATATTGCCTCGGTGCGCCGGATGTCCGAATGCTGATTCACCAGACAGTTTCCCGCCAGACTGGCGATGAACTTGATGTTTGAATCCAGCTTCTCTGTACCGGACAGCCCGTCCTCAGACCTCAGAGATGTCCCCCGGGTAACGGCTTCGGTCCACAGAAAAACCGGAATGGAAGCTGTAACAGGGTTGTACACCGGTACCGACGCCAGGCTGAAGCGCTTGAAGGTCCCCGCCCCGGAGGCCCAGCCGCCGGAGATGCCCACGTTGCCGGTCACCGCCGCCAGAACCGTCGCCCCCCGGACCGGCTGCTCCCCCAGGGCATGTCGCTGGGGTCCGTAGCCCTGAATCAGGGCCCCCGGTTTCGCGCCGGCAAACTCCCGGGCAAAACTGCGTATACGATCCGCGGGGACGCCGCAGATTCCCTCCGCCCACTCCGGGGTTTTTGGAATACCGTCCGACGATCCCAGAACATAGCTCACCAGGGAGTTCCCGGGAGGAATACCCGGAGGCATCTGGCCTTCGTCGAAACCCAGGCAATAGCGGCGAAGGAAATCTTCATCGTAGAGTTTTTCGGTAATCATGACCCACAGCATGGCGTCCATCAGGGCATTGTCCGTGGTGGGCCGGAGGGGTATCCACTGGTCAGCCAGGGCCTTGACGGTATCTGACCTGCGGGGGTCCACAACAATTACCCGGGCACCTCGGACCTTTGCCTCTTTCAGGTACGAGAGGGTCCCGGTACTGAAGATCGTCTCCGCAGGGTTGTGTCCCCAGAGGATAATCAGCTTGGAATCCTTCAGGGTCTCCCGGGAGCTCCCGGTCCTGGCGGTACCGTAGGTATAGGGAGTGGCATAATCGGTACAGGCGGTGCTGTAGGAGTTGTAGTAGTTCAGGTAGCCTCCGCCATAGATGCCCAGGAGGCGCCGGAAGAACTCCTTCTCCGCGAGTTTGCCCATGATTCCCGTGGCATAATGAATATACCGCGACTGGGGACCGTAAATTCCGGTAATCCGCTTCAGTTCCCCTGCAATATGGTCCAGGGCTTCGTCCCAGGAGATCCGTTCAAAACGGCCCTCTCCCCTTTTTCCGATCCGCTTCAGGGGGTATTTCAGCCGGTCCGGGTGGTAGAGCCGCTTCAGGTAACTCCCGCAGCGTACGCAGGGTAAAAGCTGCCTGCCTTCGGGTCCGAAGCGGCGTTTTGAACCGGTGATACGAAGGGCCCTGTTTCCCCGTACATGGACCTCCAGAAGACAGCGTCCTCCGCAGTTGTGGTTCCCGGTTGTGCTTACGATACGTTCGGCTTTCTCCATGGCCGCTGATTATTCCATGAAAAACCGGACTCGTCAAAACGGTATCGCCACACCGGCGGAATACAGGGTAAGCTCGGTTCATGGTGTACTGTTCCGTCCCTGCAATATCCGCCACAGCTGTTGTTCTTGCCGGAGGTTCCAGCAGCCGGATGGGCCGGGACAAGGCCCGGCTCAGGATAGGGGATAAAACCCTGCTGGAGCACATTACGGAACACATGACAGGCCTGTTTGAGGAAATCCTTGTCGCGGCTCCCGCGGAAGGAGATCATGACATCCCCGGTATCCGCTGGGTCAGGGATATTTACACTGCCGCCGGCCCCCTGGGGGGAATCCACGGGGGACTGACAGCTGCCGGGACTTCCAGAATATTCGTAAGCGCCTGTGACATGCCTTTCTTTGAAGCCGAGCTGGCAGCTTTTCTGCTGGACGGAACAGATGCTTACGATGCCGTGGTTCCCTGCTGTCAGGGCTTTACCGAACCCCTCTTTGCGGTCTATGCAAAATCGGCCCTGAAGAAGATGGAGGAGTATCTCCGTTCAGGGCGCAGATCTGTCAACAGATTCCTCTCCCGGGTGAATACCCTCTATGTTCCGGAACACGAAGTCAGGCGCCGGGCGGACCCCGGCAGGGTTTTCTTTAACATGAACACCCCCGGGGATTACCTGCACCTGCTTTCAGAAATCCGGCAGCGGGATGTTCAGGCCGCCCCGCTCCGTTCGATTCCCAGCTCCAGTCCCCGAAGCTCCGCCATACCCCGTAAAAGTCCTATGGCGGAATAACCGGGGTTTGTCTTCTTGTCCAGGTCGTCGAGAATGGTGTGCCCGTGATCGGCCCGCATGGGGATATGGGGATCCCGCCGTCCCAGGGCGATGCGCAGTTTTTCTTCTTTCAGGATGGCCCGCATGACCCGGAACATATCCACGTTTCCCTGCAGATGAGCTGCCTCAAAAAAGCTCCCGTCCGGCTCCCGCTGGGTACTGCGCAGGTGGGCAAAATTGAGCTTTGAACCGTACTTTTCCACCATATGAACCAGATCGTTATCGGCACGTACCCCGTAAGATCCTGTGCAGAGGGTAAAACCGTTGTACACAGTGTCGTACACACTCAGGATCTGACGTAAATTATCCTCCGTGCTGACAATGCGGGGCAGACCGAAGAGGGGATAGGGGGGATCATCGGGATGGATCGCCAGCTTTACATCCGACTCCAGGGCCACCGGCACTATCTGCTGCAGGAAATAGGCCAGGTTGCTCCGAAGGGCTGCATCGTCCACGTTACGGTAGGCATTGAGTCTTTCCTGGAACTGGGCCAGGGAGTACCCCTCCTGCCCGCCGGGCAGACCGGCAATGATATTATGCTGCAGATTCTCCTTCTGCTCCTGCGTCATCTTTTCATAGTATTCCCAGGCTGCCTGCTGCCGTTCCTCGCTGTACTCACTCGCCGCCCCGGGCCTTTTGAGCATAAACAGATCGAAGGCCGCAAAGGCATCCACGTCGAAGCGAAGGGCCAGGGAACCGTCTTCGAATTCAAACTCAAGGTCGGTCCTGGTCCAGTCCAGCACCGGCATAAAGTTGTAACAGACCGTCTTTACCCCGATCGCCCCCACATTGCGGATACTCTGCTTGTAATTCTCGATGTATCTTTCGCGTCCGGGAAGTCCAAGCTTGATATCCTCGTGGACGGGAATGCTCTCCACCACCGACCAGCTGAGTCCCCGGTTTCGCGGGGGGCTGAGGCTGTCGTCCCACTCTATCATCCGCTTCCGTTCCTGCAGTGCCTCCAGGGACCACACGTCGCCGATGGGAATATCCTGCAGGGAAGTCACTATTCCCGTCGCGCCGGCCTGGCGAATATCACTCAGGCGTACCGGATCATCCGGTCCGTACCATCTCCAGGTCTGTTCCATGCTCATTGTTATTTCTCCTGTAATTGTCAAGTATTCTGGGACTTCAGCATTTTGAGCTCGTTTTCCAGTCCCCGATTGATATGCTGTTCCAGTAGTGTTACAACCTCATCTTCCGGCGAGGAAAAGAGAGCCTCCACCAGTGCCCCATGGTCTCCGATATGGCGGGTGGAAGAGTTCTTCCAGGTTCTGAGGGCATTCCAGAAAAAGAGTTTTTTCAGATTGATGCGCTCATACATCCGGCTCATGAGGGGCGAGCCCGCAAGGTCAACTATCTCCATGTGAAGACGATAATGAAGATCTCCGAATTCATGGAGATCCCCTTCAGGATCGAGATCGATACCGTCGCACTGGGCGGCAATCTTCAGAAGATCCGAAGAATCGATCTGTTCCCGGTTCCGGACGATCTCCCGGGCGGCCTCAAGCTCGAAGAGGCGCCGCAGGCGATAACGATCCTGTACTGTTGCAGGGGTCTCCTCCGGAACCCTGACCCCCCAGTGGGGAACATTCTCCACCAGCCCGTCGCTTTCAAGCTGCCGCAGGGCGGCCCGGACGGTAATGACCGCCGCGTCGACCTTCCCGGCCAGGGTACGCTGGGACAGAAAGGTATTCAGGGGAATACCGCCCTGGAGAATCAGTTCCTTGAGCTGTTCATAGACGATCTCTTCCTTCGTCTTCGGTCGTTCGAGATCCCGTGTTTCCATGTCTCTTCCGTATTTCATATGATTTAACTGTTAAAACAGTTTTAACGATAATTTTTGAACGAGTCAAGAGACAAACAGGGTTTTAGAAGGAAGTTCCTTCTCTACTGTTCAGAATCGTGGGGATAAAGGTCACGTAAGGTTTTCTCAGAGCAGGATTTATCCGCCCTACCGTGCCGGATCAGCGGATTCTTCCGAAATCACGATCTTTTACGACGGATAAAGGGAATCCATCCCCACGCTTCGGGACACTGTCCGCTACTTGGAGGTCAGGATTTCCACACCATTCCAGTTTGCCGGGGGCGGATCCTTCAGATAGCGGTCGCAGCGCTCGATATAGAGGGATGCCAGAAAATCCGCCGGCTCAAGCCGCAGCACCGCTTCAAAATACTGCCGGGCACCGGAAAAATCCTGCCGGTAGTAGCGGGCCATGGCGGCGTGGTGGATGCGCAGAAGCTGCTCCTGCTTCGCATTAAGCCGGTTTTCGTAGGCGGTATAAATATTCTCCCCGATGGTTTTGCCCTTGACCTGCACTTTGTCCACCAGGCGGCAGGGATAGGTGTCCTTGACCTTGCGGTAGACACTCTCGGAGAAGATAACATCCTGCTTGTAGGGTTTGGTCAGCCCCTCCAGCCGGGAGCCCAGGTTGACCATGTCCCCGATTACCGTGTAATCCATCTTCTTCTGGCTGCCGATGTTGCCGACGGTGACAACGCCGTAGTTGATGCCGATACCGGTTATGAACTTCGGCTTGCCCTTCTCCTCCTGGGAGCGATTGAACTCCTTCAGGGCTTCCTGCATTTTAAGGGCCACGGCCACCGCATTCAGGGCATCGTTCTTGTGTTTTACCGGAGCGCCGAAAAAAGCCATGATGGCATCGCCGATATACTTGTCGATAATGCCGCCGTGGTCCATGATTATGTCCACCATAATCTCGAAGTAGGCGTTCAGGGCGTTTACCAGTTCGTCGGGCATATAGCCCTCGGAGATGGTGGTAAAGGAGCGTATATCGGAGAAAAGTACCGCCAGCACCCGGTTCTCCCCCACCAGCATGGACTCGGGATTTGAGAAGAGGGAGTCGATTACATCCTTGGGAACATATTTCTGAAAGATATTGCGGATTTTATGTTCGTTCTTCTGGGCCAGCACGGCCTTGAAGGCAAAGCCCTTGATCTGGTTGTAGGCTTTCTGAAGCTCCTCAACCATTATATTGAAGGTATGAGCCAGGTCTCCTGTCTCGTCCCTGTACTCCACAGCCACCCTGGCGGAAAGATCGTTATTGGATATTATCCCCCGCATGGTGGAGACGACCCGGCGGAGGGGGCCGGTGAGAATCCCGGCGAAAAAGAAGAGCAGAATCAGGGAGACGAGTATTGCACCGCCCAGGACATAGGCGTTCCGGACGAGGATCTCCCGGACCTCCCGATAAAAAGCGGCCTCGTCCTCCGATACGACCACAAGCCACTGGAACGGAGAAAACCGGAAGGCGTGTCCTACCCGGGCGGATCCGTTCAAGCTAAACTCGATCCAGCCCGAAGCATCCCCGTCGATAAGACGCCGGAACTCCTCCCGGTCCTGCGGGCCGAAGCTCAGGTCGCCCGTACTGAGCTCCAGGTCCGGGTCTCCTTCATAGGAGACTGCAAGGATCAGTTCAGTAGGAGTCCGAACAACGGATTCCGCATAGGCCTCCATGGCATCCCTGGCAACAGCCACATACTCCTCTTCCTCGGAGAGCTCATTTGTCACCAGGAGGTTCCACTGGCTGTCCATGTATTTGTTCAGCTCCTGGGCTTTGAAGCCGAGGGAGGACATGGCAATACGGGTCATACCGCTGCGGGCGGAATACGAACTAATCGTACCGCTTATAAGAAGAGCGGCAACCAGAAGGGGCACAACAACTAATACTATCTTTGCGCGAATACTCACCTTGAATATACCTACCTTTAGAGCATCGGTCACAGGACCTGAGTTCTTAATGCCGGAAAATCCGCTGAGGCATAAAATTCGCTTTACACTTACAGCCCTTCCTGCCGATACTAGAAACGGAAAACTGTTCATACCCAGGGAGTAAGAATGGCAAGTCCCGACCCGACGGTCTCAGAACCGGAAGTATACGACGACGTACTCACAGAGGAGACATCCATTTCCGACGAGGACCGCCGGGAGATCCTCGCGGACATAGAGGATGTGGTTCGAAAGAACCGTATTACCGTCAGCGAGGACCTTTTCCGCATTCGGCCCCAGAAAAGCGGGGTGCTTCTCCCAACATTGATAAATATTCTGGCCATTGCGGCAGTGGGCGCAGTCTTTTACTATTCCGCCCGCTTTTTCGAAGCCCGGCAGGAGACCATGTCCCTCCAGGTAAGCACGGTAACGGGCGCAGAGGGCCGGCTCCTGGAGGAGCTGAAACGGGAATCCGCAGAACAGATCGCCAGAAAAGAGGAAGAGATAAGCCGTATTCAGGACGAGCTGGCCCGCATCGAGTCCCAGGCCAGGACCCTGCAGACGGATTTCGAGAGCGCCCTGCAGCAACGCGAAGAAGAGCTGCGGGCCGAGCTGGAACTGGAACTGGAGGCGGAACGAGTCAGGCTGCAGGCCCTGGATATTACCCCTGCGGAAATGGATTCGCGGCTGCGGGAGTTTGAAATTCAGAAACAGCAGGAACTCCAGCAGAGGATCGAGGAGTTCCGTATCCAGATGCAGGCGGAGATGGCGGAACGGGAGGAGGAGCTCCAGCAGGCCCGGGCCGCGGCAAACCAGATTCTCGACGAAGCCAACGCAGAGAGGGAGGCAATCCTTCAGGAAGCCGTTGAGCGTGAGACCCGGCTTGCCGAACGATACGAGGCGGAGCGTCAGGCCCTGGTGGAGGCCTCATCTGCGGCGCAGCTGCGCCTCGAGGAGATTGCCCGGCGTCAGGAGACGGAGAACCTGCTGACCGACCAGATCCTCGCCTCCTACAGCTCCATAATGGAAAGCATGCGAAACAGGGAGTTTCAGAAAGCCCTGGATCAGATCGGTACCCTGCAGAATCTTCTGGAGGATCCCCGGATCGACGACCTTCCCCGGATCGCACGGCGGAGGGAGGTGGAGCGCTTTGTTCTTTCCACGCTCCAGGAAGATATCAGAAGCGAAATGAACGCTGAGACCGCCGACACCGGTGGTCTTGTAAATGCGGCCCAGCGGCTTTTCAATGCCCGGGAACTCATAAGCCGGGGAGAAGCCGCCCTTGAAGCCGGCCGTGAAGAAGAGGCCCGGAACCATTTTCAGGAAGCCGTTGCAGCCCTTCCGTCGGTCCGATCTGCTGTTTCCAGAATAGCGGATCTTGATGCCCGCGAACGCCGTACCCAGGCCCTGCAACTCCTGGAACAGGGAAACCGGCTGATCAGCGGCGGGGACACCGCCGGGGCGATTCAGGCCTATCGGGATGCGGCTTCGGCAATTGCAGAAGAAAACGACGATACCCTGCTGGAGACCCTGGACCGTCTGCAGGAAGCTGTGACACAGGGAACCGGCGCCGCCCTGGCGGCGGACAACGAAGCACGGGTGGAAGAGCTGCGCAGGGAATACGAGGATCGTATCGTTGAACTTACGGAGATTTCCCTGGCCTCGGAAGAAGAAACCAGCGGCCGTCTTGCCCAGGCCCTGAACAGGGTGGAAGAGCTGGAAGGACTCCTCGAACAGGGGAACCGGCGAATCCGGGATCTTGAAACCTCTCTGCAGCAGGAACGCGACCTCATCGAGGAGGGAAGGGAGATCCTGGAGAAGGAACGCAGGGAAGCTGCGGAGTTCCAGGCCACCATTGCGTCCCTGGAACAGGAGATCCGGGAACTGGAGAATACTCCCCGTGGGGTCGACCCGGAGGCCGCCGCCTCACTGCAGGCCGGATATCAGGCTGAACTGCAGCAGCGGGAAACCCGCATCAGCGAACTTACCGATCGCCTCAACAGCACCCAGGCAAGTCTTGCCCGCACGGAGGAACGCCTGACCCGCTCCCAGGAGCAGCGCCAGCAGCTGGAGGAGGACCTGAATGCCGCGGTAATCGAGCTGGTGGATGTGGTTACCCAGCGGCAGGGAGACGAACGCTACACAGCCCTTGCCAGGAATTACGTGAATTACCAGTCCAGGCTGGAATCTCTTATTTCCGGCGGCTCTCCTTCGGATTTCCGAAAGGCCGAGGAACTTCTGAACAGTTTCTACCGCGAACAGGCGATACGGCAGGTATTTCCGAACCTGGAGGAGTACAGCTCCCGGATCATGGAAGGCAGAATCGAGGCTGCGGAAGAACAAGCAAAGGAAGAGGTTTTTTCCGCGGCCAGGAAATACGCCGGAGAGGATGAACTTGTTCTGCGGGCCATAGAAAAAATCAGGGATCTTGCACAGAAGGAGTAAGGCTCTTCCGGGACCCGGTAATCACCTGCCACTGGGATGCCAGCATCCCCGCAAACATCAGAACACAGCCGGCCAGAGACCTGGGATCCAGGACCTCTCCGATAAGCAGCCATCCCCCGAGGGCGGCGAAGGCCCCTTCCAGGCTCAGCAGAATCGCCGCATGGGAGGGCGGAGCATTCTTCTGGGCCACAACCTGCAGGGTATAGGCGATCCCCACGGAAAAAAGTCCGCCGTAGAGAATGGGTACGGCAGCGGTCAGAATTCCCTGAAAACCGGGATCCTCAAATCCCAGGGCCGTCACACCGCACAACACCGAACAGAGGGCGAACTGGATTATGGAAAGCTCGATGGAATCCACGTAACGTCCGTACAGGTCAATTATCAGCACATGCAGGGCCCAGAATACAGCGCTGGCCAGGACCAGCAAATCCCCGGGAGAGACGGTAAAGCCCTCCCGGACACTCAGGAGATAGAGTCCGCTCACCGCCAGAAGGGCCCCCACCCAGCCGGCGATCCCCGTACCCCGGCGTACGACAATTCCGAAAAGAGGAACCAAAACCACATACAGGGTAGTTATAAAACCCGCCTTGCCGGCGCTTGTATAGACAATACCGATCTGCTGAAGGGAGGCGGCGAAAAAGAGAAACGCGCCGGCGGCAAGACCGACCCGTATGCGAAGACGGACAGAGGAACGGATCTGTCTTCCCCTGGCCCTGCGCCAGTACAGAAGGGGCAGCAGACTCGCCGCTCCCAGGGCAAAGCGTACGGCATTATAGGTAAAAGGTCCAATGAACCTCATACCCACCCGTTGGGCTACAAAGGCGAATCCCCAGATCATGGCAGTCATTAAAAGCAGCGCATCGTTTTTCATTACCCCGGTTTTCATACCGCGGGAGTATACTTGGGATCGCGTCCTTCGTCCATAAACTGAGGGCAATTAAGAATCCCTGTCACAGGCAAAGCGGAGGAATTTTGCAGCACCCTCAAACTCCTGTGATGACGAGAGTTGAGAAGGGAAAATTCCCGACAACGCTGCATGGGGCAAAAAGTGCAGTTTTTGGAGGTGCCCCACAATTTATCTGGAAAAAATATAAAAAAAGACTATAATGAAAGAAGCGAAGCAGCCGCTGTACCGGCGCAGAGCGACAGGTCGAACAGAACCGGACCCGACCACAAAATCACAGATTGTGTGGTCCGACGCTTTCCTTCAGGAAAGTGATCGGGGATGGCGACCGAGAAACAGGAGAAACAATGGAGACTGTCATACCCTTTCTGATAAAGGCCAAAAGGAACTGTTACGCCGCGGGCATGATCCCCGTTTCGTCCACCAGAAAAAATTCCAAGGACCTTCACTATTCGGAAGGCGATCTACGATATCTGGACTCCTATTTTGGAGCTGAGCGTTTCCTGGGCCAGGAAGTTGTATGGAAGAAAAACCGCGAGGTCTGGGGAATGAACTACTACGGCTGCCTGCTCGAAGACGCCATCCCCGAGGACTTTCCGGAGTTTCTGAGGCAGGCCCTCTCACGGCTGGATGAGCAGAATCCCTACAGGGGCAAAGACGGCTACCGGGAAGGAGACTTCTCGTACCACTGCAGCTGGACCGGTTCCTTCGAGCAGTTCCGGGGAGAGGAGTACGTCACCTTCGGCGGTTCCAGAATCTACGAGATGTATTTCCACGGGGGAATACTCTAAAATCCGTCCCCGTAGTGCCGTCTGCAGATCTCCTGTAATGTTTCCCAGGTTTGCGGAAATCCCGCCACGAGAGAACGGGAGGAGAAAAGGGAATAGGGTTTTCCGGAGAATTCGGAAAGCCCGCAGCCCGTCTCCCGGAGAAAAAGCAGGGCCCCCGCTGCGTCATAGGGCATGAGATCGACCTCAAAAAACCCCTGTAAAAAGCCGGCTGCCACATAGCACAGATCCAGGGCTGCACTCCCGGTGCGGCGTATACCGCGGCTGGCGTAGAGGACCTCCCGGGCACAGGAAAAAAAGGCCTCGCTGGTATCGGGGGACCTGTAGGGAAAACCCGTACCGATCAGAGCCTGGGAGAGGGGCAGCGGGGGAACGGGTTTCATACGCTGATTATTATGGTAGGCCCCCAGGTTCCTGATTGCACAGAAGGTCTCATCGTTGCAGGGTTTCAAAATAACCGAAAGCAGGATCTCATCTCCGTGGAGCAGGGCCACGCTGATGGACCAGTGGTCCAGACCGGAGAGAAAATTGGTCGTTCCATCCAGGGGATCAACAACCCAGGTATAGCCGGTACCGCGGTTCTGCAGGGTTTCTTCACCAAAAAAGTCCGCCTCCGGGATAATCTGAAGCAGACCGTCCCGCAGAATGTGTTCGCTCTCAACATCCACGTGACTGACATATTCCATTTCAGTTTTTGCATCTCCGCTTCCGTGGTCCAGAAAACGAAAATGAGAAAGCTGATACTCCCCTGCCCTGCGGGCCAGGCTTTTAACCTTCTCCAGAACTCCGTGCAAATCCATGGAACAAGAGTACCGGG
Protein-coding sequences here:
- a CDS encoding inositol monophosphatase family protein, whose product is MDLHGVLEKVKSLARRAGEYQLSHFRFLDHGSGDAKTEMEYVSHVDVESEHILRDGLLQIIPEADFFGEETLQNRGTGYTWVVDPLDGTTNFLSGLDHWSISVALLHGDEILLSVILKPCNDETFCAIRNLGAYHNNQRMKPVPPLPLSQALIGTGFPYRSPDTSEAFFSCAREVLYASRGIRRTGSAALDLCYVAAGFLQGFFEVDLMPYDAAGALLFLRETGCGLSEFSGKPYSLFSSRSLVAGFPQTWETLQEICRRHYGDGF
- a CDS encoding coiled-coil domain-containing protein — encoded protein: MASPDPTVSEPEVYDDVLTEETSISDEDRREILADIEDVVRKNRITVSEDLFRIRPQKSGVLLPTLINILAIAAVGAVFYYSARFFEARQETMSLQVSTVTGAEGRLLEELKRESAEQIARKEEEISRIQDELARIESQARTLQTDFESALQQREEELRAELELELEAERVRLQALDITPAEMDSRLREFEIQKQQELQQRIEEFRIQMQAEMAEREEELQQARAAANQILDEANAEREAILQEAVERETRLAERYEAERQALVEASSAAQLRLEEIARRQETENLLTDQILASYSSIMESMRNREFQKALDQIGTLQNLLEDPRIDDLPRIARRREVERFVLSTLQEDIRSEMNAETADTGGLVNAAQRLFNARELISRGEAALEAGREEEARNHFQEAVAALPSVRSAVSRIADLDARERRTQALQLLEQGNRLISGGDTAGAIQAYRDAASAIAEENDDTLLETLDRLQEAVTQGTGAALAADNEARVEELRREYEDRIVELTEISLASEEETSGRLAQALNRVEELEGLLEQGNRRIRDLETSLQQERDLIEEGREILEKERREAAEFQATIASLEQEIRELENTPRGVDPEAAASLQAGYQAELQQRETRISELTDRLNSTQASLARTEERLTRSQEQRQQLEEDLNAAVIELVDVVTQRQGDERYTALARNYVNYQSRLESLISGGSPSDFRKAEELLNSFYREQAIRQVFPNLEEYSSRIMEGRIEAAEEQAKEEVFSAARKYAGEDELVLRAIEKIRDLAQKE
- a CDS encoding DMT family transporter, whose amino-acid sequence is MKTGVMKNDALLLMTAMIWGFAFVAQRVGMRFIGPFTYNAVRFALGAASLLPLLYWRRARGRQIRSSVRLRIRVGLAAGAFLFFAASLQQIGIVYTSAGKAGFITTLYVVLVPLFGIVVRRGTGIAGWVGALLAVSGLYLLSVREGFTVSPGDLLVLASAVFWALHVLIIDLYGRYVDSIELSIIQFALCSVLCGVTALGFEDPGFQGILTAAVPILYGGLFSVGIAYTLQVVAQKNAPPSHAAILLSLEGAFAALGGWLLIGEVLDPRSLAGCVLMFAGMLASQWQVITGSRKSLTPSVQDP
- a CDS encoding DUF5680 domain-containing protein, with the protein product METVIPFLIKAKRNCYAAGMIPVSSTRKNSKDLHYSEGDLRYLDSYFGAERFLGQEVVWKKNREVWGMNYYGCLLEDAIPEDFPEFLRQALSRLDEQNPYRGKDGYREGDFSYHCSWTGSFEQFRGEEYVTFGGSRIYEMYFHGGIL